In Thermodesulfitimonas autotrophica, the following proteins share a genomic window:
- a CDS encoding ATP-binding protein, with translation MGKHHNLIITGPTRVGKTFIACALGNKAKRRYSAQHILASALEAHPEDETPCRIQI, from the coding sequence ATCGGGAAGCATCACAACCTGATCATCACCGGGCCGACCAGGGTCGGGAAAACCTTTATCGCCTGCGCCTTGGGCAACAAGGCCAAGCGCCGGTATTCGGCCCAGCATATCCTTGCGTCGGCCCTGGAAGCGCATCCGGAAGATGAGACTCCTTGCAGGATTCAGATATGA
- a CDS encoding selenium metabolism-associated LysR family transcriptional regulator, protein MNLYQFHIFKTVADKKSFSGAAQALFISQPAVSMHIKSLEDHFGTRLFDRNTQQVTITEAGRILYEYVEKILSLLDEAEKDISALTGCIRGTLSVGASFTLGEYVIPQVLGCFKKQHPQVRALLKVTNTEEIVKLVLKQALDLGLVEGRVDNFELIAKPFMKDELIVLLPVDHPLAGKKFILIDELVALPFILREQGSGTRKITEDRLKEAGINLSELNVVMELGSTEAVKEAVEAGFGATIISKWAVQKELKLGTLVSVKVKDVSLVRKFYVIYNKNKSQTPVVKEFISFLSSFCFQKDSIEKLA, encoded by the coding sequence GTGAATTTATATCAGTTCCATATTTTTAAAACAGTGGCTGATAAAAAGAGTTTTTCCGGGGCTGCGCAAGCCCTTTTTATCTCTCAGCCGGCAGTCAGTATGCATATCAAATCTCTGGAAGACCATTTTGGCACAAGATTGTTTGATCGTAACACCCAACAAGTAACCATCACAGAAGCTGGTCGTATTCTATATGAATATGTGGAAAAGATCTTGTCATTGCTGGATGAAGCAGAAAAAGATATTTCCGCTCTCACCGGCTGTATACGAGGCACCTTATCGGTAGGAGCAAGTTTTACCTTGGGCGAATACGTGATTCCGCAAGTTTTGGGGTGCTTTAAAAAACAACATCCCCAGGTAAGGGCTTTACTAAAGGTGACCAATACAGAAGAAATAGTTAAGCTGGTGTTAAAGCAGGCGCTGGACTTAGGGCTTGTGGAAGGTCGCGTGGATAACTTTGAATTGATTGCAAAACCTTTTATGAAAGACGAACTGATTGTTTTGCTTCCCGTCGACCATCCCTTAGCTGGTAAGAAGTTTATCTTAATTGATGAACTTGTGGCGTTGCCTTTTATCCTGAGAGAACAAGGGTCTGGTACAAGGAAGATAACCGAAGATAGATTAAAGGAAGCAGGTATAAATCTATCTGAATTAAACGTGGTTATGGAATTAGGAAGTACCGAAGCAGTAAAGGAGGCTGTGGAAGCTGGGTTTGGTGCAACAATTATTTCCAAATGGGCAGTACAAAAAGAATTGAAGTTGGGTACTCTCGTTTCGGTTAAAGTCAAGGATGTTTCTCTAGTACGGAAGTTTTATGTGATTTATAATAAAAACAAGTCCCAAACACCGGTAGTAAAAGAATTCATATCCTTTCTGAGTTCGTTTTGCTTTCAGAAAGATTCAATCGAAAAACTTGCCTAA
- a CDS encoding universal stress protein, with product MLSKLAEELLAKNQLEAVDTSINRIILAVDGSAPAIEATKYAMGLAKRNNSEIIAVFVDPDGEDAIIPEHEWELLAQKTKRVRYGLAGLKLAHKYGEAYCINVKLLLLSGNPVKQIINVAEKEGADLIVTGDTGLTGIKRIALGSIAEAVVEASDIPVLVVKRRKTL from the coding sequence ATGCTGAGCAAGTTAGCAGAAGAGCTGTTGGCCAAAAATCAACTGGAGGCTGTGGATACATCCATTAACAGAATTATCCTGGCAGTGGACGGTTCTGCTCCGGCTATTGAAGCAACTAAGTATGCAATGGGTTTAGCTAAACGGAATAACTCAGAAATAATTGCTGTATTTGTTGACCCGGATGGAGAAGATGCAATCATCCCAGAGCACGAATGGGAGCTACTGGCCCAAAAGACTAAGCGAGTTCGCTATGGGTTGGCAGGCTTAAAGCTTGCCCATAAATACGGTGAAGCATACTGTATAAATGTGAAATTGCTTCTTTTAAGCGGCAATCCCGTGAAGCAAATCATTAATGTTGCTGAGAAAGAAGGAGCTGACTTAATCGTTACAGGAGATACCGGCTTAACGGGAATCAAAAGAATAGCCTTAGGAAGCATTGCTGAAGCTGTAGTTGAAGCATCTGACATTCCCGTTCTAGTTGTTAAAAGGAGGAAAACATTGTGA
- a CDS encoding YeiH family protein has product MQVAVLQHKSFLHGSIRGLVLTMVVGVLAQNIIRIPLLSVPGPMVIAILVGMAWRALMGIPKYANTGINFASKRFLRYGIVLMGVRLNLDAIFATGPKIILLDTLIIIMAVVIIYYLGRILAVEEKLALLTAVGTGICGAAAVAAVAPTIKANQDETVASVASVAILGTIGSILYILLKPFLGLSLDEYGIFVGATLHEVAHVVAASQPAGDSAANMAILTKLGRVALLIPVTLGISLWFNLRDAGKEQSAGSQGLTIPWFIFGFLGLSCLNTFGLIPHDLTSVMLHISSLLMIIAMAGMGLSVDLVMFRRMGIKSLFIGFVGSLVISVAGLLAIRTLHF; this is encoded by the coding sequence ATGCAGGTTGCAGTTCTTCAGCACAAAAGTTTTCTTCACGGTAGCATCCGAGGACTTGTTCTAACTATGGTAGTGGGAGTCCTTGCTCAAAACATTATCCGCATACCTCTTTTGTCAGTGCCTGGGCCAATGGTTATTGCCATTTTAGTTGGAATGGCCTGGCGGGCACTCATGGGAATCCCGAAATATGCCAACACAGGAATAAACTTCGCGAGCAAGAGATTCCTGCGCTATGGTATTGTTTTAATGGGTGTTCGTCTCAACTTAGATGCTATTTTTGCTACAGGTCCCAAAATTATTCTCCTGGATACATTAATAATTATTATGGCCGTTGTTATTATATACTACCTAGGAAGAATACTGGCTGTTGAAGAAAAATTAGCCTTACTAACAGCAGTAGGGACAGGAATCTGTGGAGCTGCTGCTGTTGCTGCGGTCGCGCCAACGATTAAAGCGAATCAGGATGAAACTGTGGCATCTGTGGCGAGTGTTGCTATTTTGGGAACCATTGGTAGTATTTTATATATTCTTTTAAAACCGTTTCTTGGGTTAAGTTTAGATGAATATGGTATTTTTGTGGGGGCAACCTTACACGAAGTAGCCCATGTGGTAGCAGCATCTCAGCCGGCAGGTGATTCTGCGGCCAATATGGCTATTTTAACCAAACTTGGCCGGGTGGCACTATTAATTCCCGTTACTCTTGGGATTAGTCTTTGGTTTAACCTGAGGGATGCAGGGAAGGAACAAAGCGCTGGATCGCAGGGCTTGACAATTCCCTGGTTTATTTTCGGCTTTTTAGGCCTGAGTTGTCTCAATACCTTTGGTTTAATTCCTCATGATCTTACTTCTGTGATGCTTCACATCAGCAGTCTTCTTATGATAATTGCGATGGCGGGCATGGGACTTAGCGTAGATCTTGTGATGTTTAGGCGTATGGGAATAAAATCACTGTTTATCGGATTTGTTGGCTCCCTAGTTATCTCAGTTGCCGGCCTATTAGCCATTCGTACCCTGCATTTTTAA
- a CDS encoding putative sulfate exporter family transporter, producing MSQEKSGSPLLRSEDWWAVWLGLLIFILALGKLTGADLLGWVVKTNLWIDFSKALSPVSKHLAETGFSGFTSLILTYIFLLVLTTIGAAAMRFNVGRFIVGFSIIFWLAYGCLIIGHWGPIAAPTVAEAQKIGMTKLGLRLTGEAGFIIALLVGLIIGNFFRGFAQFLEEATRPEWFVKTAIVILGATIGIKACDALGLAGQVLARGLCAIVEAYLLYWPVVYFVARRYFKFTPEWAAPLASGISICGVSAAIATGAAIRSRPVVPIIVSSLVVIFAVVELIILPFLAQTFLYTEPMVAGAWMGLAVKTDGAAVASGAITAALIQAKAASALHVNWDKDFITMAAVTTKIFIDIFIGVWAFVLAVIWCYWIECKPGERVGAGEIWNRFPKFVIGYFLTFLVMLLVGLGHLQDQEFMKTAKAAMGESDSLRGIFFTLTFFTIGLMSNFRKLWEEGMGRLAAVYVLCLFGFIIWVGLFISWIFFHGVMPPQIAG from the coding sequence ATGTCCCAGGAAAAAAGCGGGTCGCCACTGCTCAGGAGCGAGGACTGGTGGGCGGTATGGTTAGGACTCCTGATTTTTATTCTGGCCCTCGGTAAACTCACCGGTGCCGACCTCCTGGGATGGGTAGTCAAAACGAACCTCTGGATCGACTTCTCCAAGGCCTTAAGTCCAGTCTCGAAACATCTCGCCGAAACAGGATTCTCTGGTTTCACGTCGCTTATCCTCACTTACATCTTTCTCCTCGTCCTTACAACAATCGGTGCTGCGGCCATGCGTTTTAACGTGGGTCGGTTCATTGTCGGGTTCAGTATCATCTTCTGGCTTGCTTACGGTTGCTTGATTATAGGTCACTGGGGTCCGATAGCGGCACCGACGGTGGCGGAGGCTCAGAAGATCGGGATGACGAAGCTTGGCTTGCGGCTGACGGGCGAAGCCGGATTTATTATCGCGCTGCTTGTCGGCCTCATTATCGGTAATTTCTTCCGCGGCTTTGCCCAGTTTCTCGAGGAAGCGACGCGACCGGAATGGTTTGTGAAGACGGCGATCGTGATCTTAGGCGCGACGATCGGGATTAAGGCCTGTGACGCTCTCGGTTTGGCGGGACAGGTGCTGGCGCGGGGGCTTTGCGCTATCGTCGAGGCTTACCTTCTCTACTGGCCGGTAGTCTATTTCGTCGCGCGCCGCTACTTTAAGTTCACGCCGGAATGGGCGGCACCGCTGGCTTCCGGCATTTCGATTTGCGGTGTTTCGGCAGCGATTGCTACCGGTGCGGCTATCCGCTCGCGACCGGTGGTCCCCATTATCGTTTCTTCGCTGGTCGTTATCTTTGCCGTGGTTGAGCTTATCATCCTGCCGTTTTTGGCGCAAACGTTCCTCTACACCGAACCGATGGTGGCCGGGGCCTGGATGGGCCTCGCGGTGAAGACCGACGGCGCGGCGGTGGCGAGCGGCGCGATTACGGCGGCACTGATCCAGGCCAAGGCGGCCAGCGCCCTCCACGTCAACTGGGATAAGGACTTTATCACTATGGCCGCTGTTACCACCAAAATTTTCATCGACATCTTCATCGGCGTATGGGCTTTCGTTCTGGCCGTGATCTGGTGCTACTGGATCGAGTGCAAGCCGGGCGAGCGGGTCGGCGCCGGCGAGATCTGGAACCGCTTCCCGAAGTTTGTCATCGGCTATTTCCTCACCTTCCTCGTCATGCTGTTAGTTGGGCTTGGCCACCTGCAGGACCAGGAATTCATGAAAACGGCGAAGGCGGCAATGGGCGAGTCCGACAGCCTGCGCGGCATCTTCTTTACCCTAACCTTCTTCACCATCGGACTGATGTCTAACTTCCGGAAGCTTTGGGAGGAAGGAATGGGCCGCCTGGCTGCGGTTTATGTGCTCTGCCTCTTTGGCTTCATCATCTGGGTCGGCCTTTTCATCTCCTGGATCTTCTTCCACGGCGTGATGCCGCCGCAAATTGCCGGCTGA
- a CDS encoding SLC13 family permease — protein MVVFLLTYAAIVSGRVHRTVAAFVGAALLVLTGIMPPDGAVHAIDWNTIGLLVGMMIIVGVTQETGVFRFLAVKAVKATKGEPLAILAALSAVTAFLSAFLDNVTTVLLVVPVTFTIAKRLELSPLPFLLAEILASNIGGTATLIGDPPNIMIGSAAGLGFMDFIINLTPVVLLVCLVTIFILQLLYRRQLRVAPAVRQRIFELDERAELKDPVLLRQCLFVLGTVILGFFLHQYLHLESSVVALSGAALLLLITRSEPEHAFHAIEWPVVFFFVGLFVVVGALVKVGAIEALAKFALGVTGGALIPAGIFIMWFSALTSAFVDNIPFVATMIPLLKDMGRLGHLPPFELNFLWWCLALGACLGGNGTIIGASANVVVAGMAEKRGLLLTFWKFFRVAFPLMLLSILLCSGYILLWVLLGTGWAALLSVAVALLFGLLARLWWRCRGQKEEGTEA, from the coding sequence GTGGTCGTTTTTCTCCTTACTTACGCCGCGATCGTCTCCGGCCGGGTCCACCGGACGGTAGCCGCTTTTGTGGGGGCCGCCCTTCTGGTGTTGACCGGTATCATGCCCCCCGACGGGGCGGTGCACGCCATCGATTGGAACACCATCGGCCTGCTGGTGGGAATGATGATCATCGTCGGGGTTACGCAGGAGACGGGAGTTTTCCGGTTTTTAGCGGTGAAGGCGGTTAAGGCGACCAAGGGGGAACCGCTGGCCATTCTCGCCGCGCTGTCCGCGGTGACGGCGTTCCTTTCTGCTTTCCTCGACAACGTGACCACGGTGCTCCTGGTCGTACCGGTCACCTTTACCATCGCTAAAAGACTGGAACTGAGCCCGCTCCCCTTTCTATTGGCCGAGATTTTGGCGTCCAATATCGGGGGGACGGCCACGCTGATCGGCGACCCGCCTAACATCATGATCGGGAGCGCTGCGGGATTAGGGTTTATGGACTTCATTATCAACCTGACTCCGGTAGTGCTCCTGGTCTGTCTGGTCACCATCTTCATTTTGCAGCTCCTGTACCGGCGGCAACTGCGAGTCGCGCCCGCCGTGCGCCAGCGCATCTTCGAGCTCGACGAGCGGGCGGAACTTAAAGACCCGGTGCTCTTGCGGCAATGCCTTTTCGTGCTGGGCACCGTCATTTTGGGTTTCTTCCTGCACCAGTACCTGCACTTGGAATCGAGCGTGGTGGCCTTGAGCGGCGCGGCGCTCTTGTTGCTCATCACCCGGTCGGAGCCGGAGCACGCCTTTCACGCTATCGAATGGCCGGTGGTCTTCTTTTTCGTGGGCCTCTTTGTAGTGGTGGGCGCGCTGGTAAAGGTGGGGGCCATCGAGGCGCTGGCGAAGTTTGCTTTAGGGGTGACCGGAGGAGCGCTTATCCCTGCCGGTATCTTTATTATGTGGTTTTCCGCCTTGACTTCGGCCTTTGTGGATAACATTCCTTTTGTGGCTACGATGATCCCGCTACTTAAAGATATGGGACGGCTGGGCCACCTGCCTCCTTTCGAGCTTAACTTTCTCTGGTGGTGTTTGGCTCTCGGCGCCTGCCTTGGCGGGAACGGGACCATTATCGGCGCTTCCGCCAACGTTGTGGTGGCGGGAATGGCGGAGAAAAGAGGGCTTTTGCTTACCTTCTGGAAGTTTTTCCGGGTGGCTTTTCCTCTGATGCTTCTCTCGATTTTGCTTTGTTCGGGTTACATACTCCTGTGGGTGCTCCTTGGGACGGGGTGGGCCGCGCTTTTAAGTGTTGCCGTGGCGCTCCTTTTCGGTTTGCTGGCACGCCTCTGGTGGCGCTGTAGGGGGCAGAAAGAAGAGGGCACGGAGGCATAA
- a CDS encoding DUF1634 domain-containing protein, with amino-acid sequence MVAEKNQVAQATQAPPEQVIYANILLWGSLIGIALLVVTFVLYVSGVLPPYIPVEKLPQLWGMKAHDYVEATKSPTGWGWVSYLGKGDYLNYLGIALLSGLTILGFFFALVPAYLKKKDHWYFLIALVEVVVLVLAASGVISAGAH; translated from the coding sequence ATGGTGGCTGAGAAAAATCAAGTGGCACAGGCAACCCAGGCACCGCCGGAGCAGGTGATTTACGCGAATATCCTGCTCTGGGGCTCGCTTATCGGGATTGCCCTTCTGGTCGTTACCTTTGTGCTGTACGTTAGCGGCGTCCTTCCTCCGTATATCCCGGTAGAGAAACTCCCGCAGTTGTGGGGGATGAAGGCCCACGACTACGTGGAGGCGACCAAGTCGCCGACCGGCTGGGGTTGGGTCAGCTATCTCGGCAAGGGTGACTACTTGAATTACCTCGGTATCGCGCTCCTTTCGGGCTTAACAATTTTAGGCTTTTTCTTTGCCCTGGTGCCGGCTTACCTGAAGAAAAAAGACCACTGGTACTTCCTAATTGCGCTGGTTGAGGTTGTGGTGCTTGTGCTGGCGGCCAGTGGCGTCATAAGTGCTGGAGCACATTAA